A genomic segment from Vanacampus margaritifer isolate UIUO_Vmar chromosome 3, RoL_Vmar_1.0, whole genome shotgun sequence encodes:
- the ppp1r3c2b gene encoding protein phosphatase 1 regulatory subunit 3C-B-like — translation METSSTTLLSIFGLGSMAQSAGLVEIAVRLCLNQRKQLCPHVWVPILKPLRPCIRSALPKPALADILRQVGPTQTFAGFLEDFDDSDDDEVLPPVKNKHVIFADSKGQSLADVRVFSDEEDRLDLDPLPSLQGLVRMTEAGYSCTVSTCCPGTRLTLGFPQPSANFQAFRAKLAENMVTLENCTVTEQALRGTARVQNISFQKDVRVRITFDSWQSYRDVTCTYLQQRFGGLQTDIFEFDIDIPKVLDAKRKIEFCLSYSPGGQGITFWDNNNGQNYTIKVCVSSHLCHSERGQ, via the exons ATGGAGACATCTAGCACAAC TCTCCTATCCATATTTGGCCTTGGCTCAATGGCGCAATCAGCTGGACTAGTGGAGATCGCCGTCAGGCTGTGTTTGAACCAACGTAAACAATTGTGTCCCCATGTTTGGGTGCCCATCCTGAAACCCCTGCGACCTTGCATCCGCTCCGCACTTCCAAAGCCCGCATTAGCTGACATCCTTCGCCAAGTCGGTCCAACACAGACATTCGCGGGTTTCCTTGAGGACTTTGATGATTCCGATGACGACGAGGTTTTGCCGCCAGTCAAGAACAAGCATGTGATTTTCGCTGACTCCAAGGGCCAGTCATTGGCAGATGTGCGAGTCTTTTCTGATGAAGAGGACCGCTTGGACTTAGACCCTCTACCGTCCCTCCAGGGTTTGGTTCGGATGACTGAGGCTGGTTACAGCTGCACAGTCAGCACCTGCTGCCCAGGAACCCGGCTCACGCTCGGCTTCCCGCAGCCCTCCGCTAATTTCCAGGCTTTTCGTGCCAAGCTTGCCGAGAACATGGTCACCCTGGAGAACTGCACGGTGACCGAGCAAGCCCTCAGAGGCACCGCCCGAGTCCAAAACATCAGCTTCCAAAAAGATGTGCGTGTGCGTATCACCTTTGACTCATGGCAGAGCTACAGAGACGTGACCTGCACGTACCTGCAGCAGCGCTTTGGAGGGCTGCAAACAGACATCTTTGAGTTTGACATAGACATACCCAAAGTGCTTGATGCAAAGAGGAAGATAGAATTCTGCTTAAGTTATTCGCCAGGAGGGCAGGGTATTACTTTTTGGGACAACAACAATGGACAGAACTATACAATTAAGGTGTGTGTGAGCTCACATCTTTGTCACAGTGAGAGAGGTCAGTGA
- the phyhip gene encoding phytanoyl-CoA hydroxylase-interacting protein — MDTPLATPCNIQICEVTCDSFRIVWDMTPDDTARATHFFIDLSRKECSDPNRFKHRDVPTKLVAKAVPLPMAVRGHWFLSPCTEYCVAVQTAVRQPDGEYLVSEWSQVVEFCTGDYAIEHLQQLLDKAKGSAGRLLKFSVFYRNQHPDYFDCIRNECAGLMRPALKDTSGSHGSPINGKLQGVFFSCNTEFDTGLPPKDSPYGPLRFQIPAGHLLNPNISLYFADFYCMYTAYHYVVLVLAPVGTEGDHFCRSRLPMLDLANNPFLTYSGPQRPGEEPLYCHASDVILEVLFTEPVSLDQGGVEQISGHHQLMSLTTANAKKDPSCKVCNISVGR; from the exons ATGGACACCCCTCTCGCCACCCCGTGCAACATTCAAATATGCGAAGTGACGTGCGATTCGTTTCGCATCGTGTGGGACATGACTCCAGACGACACGGCCAGAGCCACGCACTTCTTCATCGACCTGAGCCGCAAAGAATGCAGCGATCCCAACCGCTTTAAACACAGG GATGTGCCAACCAAACTGGTGGCGAAGGCCGTCCCCCTGCCCATGGCGGTGAGGGGGCACTGGTTCCTCAGCCCCTGCACCGAGTACTGCGTCGCCGTGCAGACGGCGGTTCGACAGCCCGATGGCGAATACCTGGTGTCAGAGTGGAGCCAAGTGGTGGAGTTCTGCACCGGAG ACTACGCCATAGAACACCTTCAGCAGCTTCTAGACAAGGCCAAAGGCTCTGCGGGAAGGCTTTTGAAATTCTCTGTGTTTTATCGTAATCAGCATCCAGATTACTTTGACTGCATCAG AAATGAGTGCGCAGGTCTGATGCGTCCTGCGCTTAAAGACACGAGTGGGAGTCATGGTTCCCCCATAAATGGCAAACTGCAGGGAGTCTTCTTTAGCTGCAACACTGAGTTCGATACAGGACTCCCCCCGAAAGACTCTCCATACGGCCCCCTGCGATTCCAGATCCCGGCTGGACACCTGCTCAACCCGAACATCTCCCTGTACTTTGCTGACTTCTATTGCATGTACACGGCCTACCACTATGTGGTTCTGGTGCTGGCCCCCGTTGGAACAGAGGGAGACCACTTCTGCAGAAGCCGCCTCCCCATGCTGGACTTGGCCAACAACCCCTTCTTGACATACAGCGGCCCCCAGAGGCCAGGGGAGGAGCCGCTGTACTGCCACGCCAGCGACGTCATCCTCGAGGTGCTTTTCACAGAGCCGGTCAGTTTGGATCAGGGCGGCGTCGAACAAATCAGTGGACACCACCAGCTCATGAGTTTGACCACGGCCAATGCCAAGAAGGATCCGAGCTGCAAAGTGTGCAACATCAGCGTGGGCCGCTGA